A section of the Chryseobacterium ginsenosidimutans genome encodes:
- a CDS encoding serine hydrolase domain-containing protein, with the protein MKYSNSIGIFNGNILVSKNNKIIYDASFGFTDATKTEKLTKESKFHLGSITKEFSAVALLQLQEKGKLKLSDSVSKFIPEFPNWANEVTIKDLLQYTSGMPNVNWKKIKNDKDIFDGLVSIEKLNFKPGTDYDYNNNNLFLRQFIIERLTGIPFKTYSEKFIFQPLGMNSSVMTPFENEKNVAKGFNNNSIQDPVELPITGGTYTTTYDLLKWTDSLHSKKIVNKKSLYELGQHFNILETQSALGNAKFKNKKLIEHIHDGRAGNFEAILFSDIEKKITIILLCNNYNGKISDISEAINAILQNKKFDFPKK; encoded by the coding sequence ATGAAATATTCAAATTCAATTGGTATATTTAATGGAAATATTCTTGTTTCAAAAAATAACAAAATAATTTATGATGCTTCATTTGGTTTCACTGATGCAACAAAAACAGAAAAACTAACTAAAGAATCTAAATTTCACTTAGGCTCAATTACCAAAGAATTCAGTGCTGTAGCTTTACTTCAATTACAAGAAAAAGGAAAATTAAAATTATCTGACAGTGTTTCTAAATTTATACCCGAATTCCCAAATTGGGCCAACGAAGTCACAATTAAAGACCTATTACAATACACAAGCGGAATGCCCAACGTCAATTGGAAAAAAATTAAAAATGATAAAGATATTTTTGATGGATTAGTGTCGATTGAAAAATTAAATTTTAAGCCTGGGACAGATTATGATTACAATAACAATAATCTTTTTTTGCGACAATTCATTATTGAACGATTGACAGGAATTCCATTTAAAACATATTCAGAAAAATTCATATTCCAACCGTTAGGAATGAACTCTTCTGTAATGACCCCTTTTGAAAATGAAAAAAACGTGGCTAAAGGTTTTAATAATAATTCTATACAAGATCCTGTAGAATTACCAATAACCGGAGGAACTTATACTACCACGTATGATTTATTAAAATGGACAGACAGTCTTCATTCTAAAAAAATTGTGAACAAAAAGTCTCTTTATGAATTAGGGCAACACTTTAATATCCTGGAAACCCAATCAGCATTAGGAAATGCAAAATTCAAAAATAAAAAACTGATAGAGCATATTCATGATGGCAGAGCAGGAAATTTTGAGGCTATTCTATTTTCAGATATTGAAAAAAAGATAACAATTATTTTATTATGCAATAATTATAATGGAAAGATTTCTGATATTTCTGAAGCAATAAATGCTATTTTGCAAAATAAGAAATTTGATTTTCCAAAAAAGTAA
- a CDS encoding MFS transporter: MYNKGLYHDWVPKPIQLLLIVLLMTVVMPLGGVYTGNISYMVGGTGALSEYYMFANYATTIGMGAAMPIVLRLKMRFKIRDKITTVLVLLGILNYINATTAEPSVIIASSLLLGFCKMVVAIELFLPLMAMIGNRGMFYGVFYTFVLIMNQVAGYYAVEISVLYNWQQFFVIISVLCFILALIQWIFMHNQYFALKVPLYYIDWLSILFFVSTFMFSAYVFAFGKQQDWLNSSKIMNAGIAAFVSFSLLVVRQTHLKRPYLSFKIFSRNNVMHGLFMLLCLGMFMATASLQNIFTVGVLGYDQLTNAKVNIMMVPGIIIAGVLAIFWFKKDRPLKMYIFSGFSAMLGYSIIMYFSMVLEFNYENWYLPMFLKGFGMTALFISVWYYTLDKLELNDMLAAIGLALVWRTFLTVGLFSAIFSWFQYQFQVVSLGDLAVYMDGMTVTSQNVAANMKTIQLNAIISANKKIFGYIVLAGFGILIYVFTHHFGEEKFKYPRLIRLIRGKSVIGRRRMRERIKLSEEIKDAAGPAI, from the coding sequence ATGTACAACAAAGGACTATATCACGATTGGGTACCCAAGCCTATACAGCTTTTATTAATAGTTTTATTGATGACAGTTGTAATGCCTTTGGGAGGTGTTTACACAGGGAACATCAGCTATATGGTGGGTGGAACCGGCGCACTTTCGGAATATTATATGTTTGCCAATTATGCGACAACAATTGGGATGGGAGCAGCGATGCCGATTGTGTTGAGACTGAAAATGAGATTCAAAATACGGGATAAAATCACGACGGTTTTGGTTCTTTTAGGAATACTAAATTACATTAATGCAACAACGGCGGAACCCAGTGTAATTATTGCAAGTTCTTTATTGCTAGGGTTTTGTAAAATGGTGGTTGCGATAGAATTATTTTTACCGCTGATGGCAATGATCGGAAACCGCGGAATGTTTTACGGAGTATTTTACACTTTTGTATTAATCATGAATCAGGTAGCGGGATATTATGCGGTGGAAATTTCGGTATTGTATAACTGGCAGCAGTTTTTTGTAATTATTTCGGTTTTGTGCTTTATATTGGCATTAATTCAGTGGATTTTTATGCATAACCAATATTTTGCGCTCAAAGTTCCATTGTATTATATCGATTGGCTGAGTATCTTATTTTTTGTTTCCACATTTATGTTTTCGGCCTACGTTTTTGCTTTTGGAAAACAACAGGACTGGCTGAATTCCTCCAAAATTATGAATGCCGGTATTGCCGCTTTTGTAAGCTTTTCACTACTAGTTGTTCGTCAGACTCATTTGAAAAGACCTTATCTATCATTTAAGATTTTCTCAAGAAATAATGTGATGCACGGATTATTTATGTTGCTGTGTCTGGGAATGTTTATGGCGACGGCATCTCTTCAGAATATTTTTACGGTTGGAGTTTTAGGATATGATCAATTAACGAATGCAAAAGTAAATATAATGATGGTTCCAGGGATCATTATTGCCGGAGTTCTTGCCATTTTCTGGTTTAAAAAAGACAGACCTTTAAAAATGTACATCTTTTCAGGATTTTCTGCGATGTTGGGATATTCAATCATCATGTATTTCTCGATGGTTCTGGAATTTAACTATGAAAACTGGTATTTGCCGATGTTTTTAAAAGGCTTCGGAATGACAGCATTATTCATTTCGGTATGGTATTATACTTTAGATAAATTGGAATTAAACGATATGCTGGCTGCAATCGGATTGGCTTTGGTTTGGCGAACATTTCTCACAGTAGGGTTGTTTTCTGCCATATTTTCCTGGTTCCAGTATCAGTTTCAGGTTGTAAGTTTAGGAGATCTGGCGGTATATATGGATGGGATGACGGTAACATCTCAAAATGTAGCTGCCAACATGAAAACCATTCAGTTAAATGCGATTATTTCAGCCAATAAAAAGATTTTCGGATATATTGTCTTAGCAGGTTTTGGAATTTTAATCTATGTTTTTACCCATCATTTTGGTGAAGAGAAATTCAAATATCCAAGATTAATAAGACTGATAAGAGGAAAATCTGTCATTGGCAGAAGACGAATGCGGGAAAGAATAAAATTATCAGAAGAAATAAAAGATGCAGCAGGACCTGCGATATAA
- a CDS encoding HlyD family secretion protein, which produces MENKEQNTQNTQSAPANTGGTANKKERKKNKLKAIISNIVVFAIIGFGLYWLVRQYFHVGDKTYTEAAQVEEFINPINTRVSAYIREIKFIEHQQVKKGDTLAILDDREILTQLGQAEAAYQNALAQRIATNSSVNTVSNNVNVMESNIAGARARLWNAEQNLNRYKNLLTSEAVTRQQYDQVKTEYDAQKAAYETLVNQKQSANLSTTEVKSKFGIIDAEIKRTKSALDMAKINLSYTVITAPYDGIMGRRTISEGQLIQPGQQVATIVLNNQKWVTANFLESQMPNIKIGEKMMMTADALGGQKFEGVVTAISAATGSRYSSVPTDNSTGNFIKVQQRIPVRIEFTASNKKEDVNKLSAGMNMNITIN; this is translated from the coding sequence ATGGAAAACAAGGAACAAAATACCCAAAATACGCAATCGGCTCCTGCAAATACAGGCGGAACTGCGAATAAAAAAGAAAGAAAAAAGAATAAGCTAAAAGCCATTATTTCAAATATTGTGGTATTTGCGATTATCGGTTTTGGATTATACTGGCTGGTTCGTCAATATTTTCATGTCGGAGATAAAACGTATACAGAAGCAGCTCAGGTTGAGGAATTTATCAACCCAATCAATACGCGGGTTTCGGCTTATATCAGAGAAATAAAATTTATTGAACATCAGCAGGTTAAAAAAGGAGATACGCTGGCAATTTTGGATGATCGTGAAATTTTAACACAATTGGGACAGGCAGAAGCGGCTTATCAAAATGCGCTGGCTCAACGTATAGCGACAAATTCTTCGGTAAATACGGTTTCCAATAATGTAAATGTAATGGAATCTAACATTGCGGGAGCAAGAGCAAGACTTTGGAATGCTGAACAGAATTTAAACAGATATAAAAACCTGCTGACTTCTGAAGCGGTGACAAGACAGCAATATGATCAGGTAAAAACCGAATATGATGCTCAGAAAGCAGCTTACGAAACGTTGGTTAATCAAAAACAATCTGCCAATCTTTCTACAACCGAAGTGAAAAGCAAATTCGGAATTATTGATGCCGAAATCAAAAGAACAAAATCAGCATTAGATATGGCGAAAATCAATCTCTCTTATACCGTAATTACTGCTCCGTATGATGGAATTATGGGAAGAAGAACAATTTCTGAAGGACAGTTGATTCAGCCGGGACAACAGGTGGCAACTATTGTTTTAAACAATCAAAAATGGGTAACCGCCAACTTTTTAGAAAGCCAGATGCCGAATATTAAAATCGGAGAAAAAATGATGATGACGGCCGATGCGCTTGGCGGACAAAAATTTGAAGGTGTGGTAACGGCGATTTCGGCGGCGACAGGTTCAAGGTATTCAAGTGTGCCGACGGATAATTCGACAGGGAATTTCATCAAAGTACAACAGAGAATTCCTGTAAGAATAGAGTTTACAGCTTCCAACAAAAAAGAAGATGTTAATAAGCTGAGCGCGGGAATGAATATGAATATTACTATTAATTAA
- a CDS encoding TolC family protein has protein sequence MVNKIKTALSLVIAVFPALFFSQEIKQLTANEVAELAVQNHQQLKVSAQNIDIAKQNTNVTKLQKLPTITASTSQFYLGNVIAIDKDFSNSTTIPMPHYGSSYAVQATQLIFKGGLVNKSIELAGLREQLSELDFEKNKQDVKFLVISNYLDVYKILNQQEVFQNNKKLAQERLKNIQKFYQQGMVTRNEVIRGELAIKNLDQGILTLKNNKKILNYNLSIALGLPTDTEIIPIEELTDKNSGIGMDYYMNLAHDSNPLIKSAKTNIDVADKNIEIIKTDKMPTVAGFGGYTLQRPITTRNPVLDMYSSGWQTGVSLSYNIDNLYKTKERVKLGELQKNQANDAMTLTQQNIDMTVNAAYVKYQESIQQADILNDAKKLAEENYKITEAKYLNQLAVQAEMIDAQNQKLQSELDYANAEINVLYQYYNLLKSTGTL, from the coding sequence ATGGTAAACAAAATAAAAACAGCTCTGTCACTCGTGATAGCAGTCTTTCCTGCGCTGTTTTTTTCACAGGAAATCAAACAGCTTACAGCAAATGAGGTCGCTGAATTGGCGGTGCAAAATCATCAGCAGCTGAAAGTTTCAGCACAGAATATCGACATTGCAAAACAAAATACAAACGTTACAAAACTCCAGAAGTTACCAACGATTACAGCTTCTACAAGTCAGTTTTATTTGGGAAATGTGATCGCCATCGACAAAGATTTTTCAAATTCTACGACTATTCCGATGCCTCATTATGGGAGCTCTTATGCAGTTCAGGCGACTCAGCTCATCTTCAAAGGCGGATTGGTGAACAAGTCTATTGAATTGGCAGGACTTCGTGAGCAGCTTTCTGAGCTTGATTTTGAAAAGAATAAACAGGATGTGAAATTTTTGGTAATATCCAATTATTTAGATGTTTATAAAATTTTAAATCAGCAGGAAGTTTTCCAGAACAATAAAAAACTGGCTCAGGAACGACTAAAAAACATCCAGAAATTCTATCAGCAGGGGATGGTTACCCGAAATGAAGTCATCCGGGGTGAGTTGGCGATCAAAAACTTAGATCAGGGAATTTTAACCTTAAAAAACAATAAGAAAATCCTTAATTATAATTTAAGTATTGCTTTGGGTTTACCGACTGATACAGAAATTATTCCGATTGAAGAATTAACGGATAAAAACTCCGGAATCGGCATGGATTATTACATGAATCTTGCCCACGACAGTAATCCGTTAATAAAGTCTGCCAAAACAAATATCGATGTTGCAGATAAAAATATAGAAATTATAAAAACCGATAAAATGCCGACTGTAGCAGGATTCGGAGGGTATACTTTACAGAGACCTATCACGACGAGAAATCCGGTGTTGGATATGTATTCGAGCGGTTGGCAGACGGGAGTTTCTCTGAGCTATAATATTGACAATCTGTATAAAACGAAAGAAAGAGTGAAATTGGGAGAGCTTCAGAAAAATCAGGCAAATGATGCAATGACTCTCACTCAGCAGAATATTGATATGACGGTGAATGCTGCATATGTTAAATATCAGGAATCAATTCAGCAGGCGGATATTCTTAATGATGCTAAAAAGCTAGCGGAAGAAAACTATAAAATTACAGAAGCTAAATATCTGAATCAGTTGGCGGTACAGGCAGAAATGATTGATGCGCAGAACCAAAAATTACAATCCGAGCTGGATTATGCAAATGCAGAAATCAACGTGTTGTATCAATATTATAATCTTCTGAAATCTACGGGAACTCTTTAA
- a CDS encoding helix-turn-helix domain-containing protein: protein MSVLEKFGVEIFTQHNIFERIAVDKPFRPDNPAFIFIKSGTIKLKQHFSDLELSANMFMVTDPQTVYEMISVSDDFQSRMVSYKREFISALSLKFNRLITYRYFRQQMNIGVPFLQDEMDVVWKSVNFLKYILDSETEMTYKKEIVEHLFSVFCYQMAGIISKEDNSSMSHMSRQEEIVFIFLTDITQFHLTERSVEFYAERQSITTRHLSSVVKTITGKSASQIIALIVINEAKVLLNSSNKPVSEVSSILGFSDQYSFSHFFKKHLGESPSQYRNQFEG from the coding sequence ATGTCTGTCTTAGAAAAATTCGGGGTTGAGATTTTTACGCAACATAATATCTTCGAGAGAATCGCTGTCGATAAGCCGTTCCGTCCTGATAATCCGGCATTTATATTTATTAAATCGGGAACTATAAAACTTAAACAGCATTTTAGTGATCTTGAACTTTCTGCCAATATGTTTATGGTGACCGATCCGCAGACTGTTTACGAAATGATTTCTGTAAGCGATGATTTTCAGTCGCGAATGGTTTCTTATAAACGGGAATTTATCTCAGCTTTATCATTGAAATTTAATCGGTTGATTACCTATCGTTACTTTAGGCAGCAAATGAATATTGGAGTTCCTTTTCTTCAGGATGAAATGGATGTAGTCTGGAAAAGTGTGAATTTTCTTAAATATATTTTGGATTCCGAAACGGAAATGACCTACAAGAAAGAGATTGTAGAACATCTTTTTTCGGTTTTTTGTTATCAAATGGCGGGTATTATTTCTAAGGAAGACAATAGTTCTATGAGTCATATGTCGAGACAAGAAGAGATTGTTTTTATTTTTCTGACAGATATTACTCAGTTTCATTTAACGGAACGATCGGTAGAATTTTATGCAGAACGACAATCGATTACAACCAGACATCTTTCATCGGTGGTTAAAACGATTACGGGAAAGTCAGCCAGTCAGATTATTGCTCTAATTGTCATTAATGAGGCAAAAGTGCTGTTAAACTCTTCTAATAAGCCTGTTTCAGAAGTTTCTTCAATTCTTGGGTTTAGCGATCAATACTCATTTTCGCATTTTTTTAAGAAGCATTTGGGTGAAAGTCCGTCGCAATATCGAAATCAGTTTGAAGGATAA
- a CDS encoding Mpo1 family 2-hydroxy fatty acid dioxygenase: protein MRKIDLLFAEYSESHRNATNKFIHWICVPLIFWTILGFISLIPSKSIGFIYIGEISYVSLLAMTLVTIFYMRLSFLIGLIMIFVMTLMESFAYGINIRFKENSWMVYLIVFIVTWILQFVGHKIEGKKPSFFKDLQFLLVGPIWLLSFILKKLGIKY from the coding sequence ATGAGAAAGATTGATTTATTATTTGCAGAATATAGTGAGAGCCACAGAAATGCAACCAACAAATTCATTCACTGGATCTGCGTTCCATTAATATTCTGGACGATTTTAGGATTTATTTCTCTTATTCCGTCAAAATCAATTGGCTTTATATATATTGGTGAAATCAGCTACGTAAGTCTTCTTGCTATGACTTTAGTAACTATATTTTATATGAGACTTTCTTTTTTAATCGGTTTAATCATGATTTTTGTGATGACTTTAATGGAAAGTTTTGCCTATGGAATCAATATTCGTTTTAAAGAGAATTCATGGATGGTTTATCTCATCGTTTTCATTGTCACTTGGATCTTACAATTTGTCGGACATAAAATTGAAGGTAAAAAGCCATCTTTTTTTAAAGATTTACAGTTTCTTTTAGTAGGACCGATCTGGCTCTTAAGCTTTATTCTTAAAAAACTGGGAATCAAGTATTAA
- a CDS encoding DUF2891 domain-containing protein translates to MKKSLLAIIFSPFFLYAQEVPKLTDEMAIKLSEKPLHCINQEYPNKTAHIINTANEVSLSPKDLHPAFYGCFDWHSSVHGHWMLVRLLKTKPNLPIANDIEDILDHSFKKENLQAEADYFTKYQLTTTFERTYGWAWLLKLDEELATWDDPKAKIWHQNLKPLTDKILSSWKTYLPKQTYPNRTGVHPNTAFAMVFALDWARANHDKDFENQLIERAKYFYLNNTKTPAYLEPDGSDFFSPSLEIADLMRRVLPQKDFVKWLNNFYEKRSLENIEKIPIVSDLSDYQTVHLVGLSFTKAWCMKGIAKSLPDNHHLKKEFQKTSTVFLNNGLPLLFQGNYGGDHWLASFAVYALED, encoded by the coding sequence ATGAAAAAGAGTCTTTTAGCTATTATATTTTCTCCATTTTTCTTGTATGCGCAGGAAGTTCCGAAGTTAACAGACGAAATGGCGATCAAACTATCTGAAAAACCGCTTCACTGCATCAATCAGGAGTACCCAAACAAAACAGCGCATATTATTAATACTGCGAATGAAGTTTCCTTAAGTCCAAAAGATCTACACCCAGCCTTTTATGGTTGTTTCGACTGGCACAGCTCTGTTCATGGGCATTGGATGTTGGTTCGACTTTTAAAGACAAAACCTAATTTACCAATTGCAAATGATATTGAAGATATACTTGATCATTCATTTAAAAAAGAAAATCTTCAGGCAGAAGCAGATTATTTTACAAAATATCAATTAACGACAACATTTGAAAGAACTTACGGATGGGCGTGGTTATTAAAATTAGACGAAGAATTGGCAACCTGGGACGATCCAAAAGCTAAAATATGGCATCAGAATTTAAAACCTCTAACAGATAAAATTTTAAGCTCATGGAAAACTTATCTGCCAAAACAAACCTATCCGAATAGGACAGGTGTTCATCCGAATACAGCTTTTGCTATGGTTTTTGCACTCGATTGGGCAAGAGCAAATCATGATAAGGATTTTGAAAACCAGTTGATAGAAAGAGCAAAATATTTTTACTTAAACAATACAAAAACTCCGGCTTATCTTGAGCCTGATGGTTCAGATTTCTTTTCACCAAGTCTGGAAATTGCTGATCTGATGAGAAGAGTTCTTCCTCAGAAAGATTTTGTTAAATGGTTAAATAATTTCTACGAAAAACGAAGTTTGGAGAACATCGAAAAGATCCCAATTGTAAGTGATTTAAGCGATTATCAAACAGTTCACTTAGTCGGATTATCTTTCACAAAAGCATGGTGTATGAAAGGAATTGCAAAATCGCTTCCCGATAATCATCATTTGAAAAAAGAATTTCAGAAAACATCAACAGTATTTTTAAACAACGGACTTCCACTACTTTTCCAGGGAAATTATGGAGGAGATCATTGGCTGGCAAGTTTTGCGGTGTACGCTTTGGAAGATTAA
- a CDS encoding DUF4349 domain-containing protein, translated as MRKLLLPLFCLILINCNKSPDHKVDASLVDVIQEDKVVSAATEPSPPNSISEKSMPDDEADDTSDSPNKIDTISKKIIKNGDMRIQVGDIKKAQNQVNEIIKNNKAYIQKEEFQNTDTDENLNITIRVPHKNFDPLVNSFSNGIGSVLSKNISSSDVTEEYTDVSIKLANKKIYLEKYRDMLKSAATTKDILEIQENIRELEDEIDVSEGRLRFIDDRVNYSTLNLSLYKEKVRSLTTSNVGFGSRFGDSLTEGWNSFVAFFLGVISLWPFFLLIPLIIFVWKKWRIRRRKK; from the coding sequence ATGAGAAAATTACTTTTACCTTTATTTTGTCTAATTCTTATTAATTGCAACAAATCTCCTGACCACAAAGTAGACGCTAGCTTAGTTGATGTTATTCAAGAGGATAAAGTAGTTTCTGCGGCTACAGAACCATCGCCACCGAATTCAATTTCAGAAAAGTCAATGCCTGATGATGAAGCTGACGACACTTCTGATTCACCAAATAAAATTGACACTATCTCCAAGAAAATCATCAAAAATGGTGATATGCGGATTCAGGTTGGTGATATTAAAAAAGCTCAGAATCAAGTAAATGAAATTATAAAAAACAACAAAGCGTATATTCAGAAAGAAGAATTTCAAAATACGGATACAGATGAAAATCTGAATATTACCATCAGAGTTCCCCATAAAAACTTTGATCCTTTGGTAAATTCTTTTTCAAATGGAATCGGTTCTGTTTTGTCAAAAAACATTTCCTCAAGTGACGTCACAGAAGAATATACAGACGTTTCCATAAAATTAGCCAACAAAAAAATCTATCTTGAAAAGTATCGGGATATGCTTAAAAGCGCTGCTACGACAAAGGATATTTTAGAAATTCAGGAAAATATCCGTGAATTGGAAGACGAAATTGATGTTTCGGAAGGCAGACTCCGGTTTATTGATGACCGAGTGAATTACAGTACTTTGAATTTAAGTTTATACAAAGAAAAAGTAAGGAGCTTAACAACCTCAAATGTTGGTTTCGGAAGCCGTTTCGGAGATTCTTTAACTGAAGGCTGGAATAGTTTTGTAGCTTTTTTCCTTGGTGTGATTTCACTTTGGCCTTTCTTTTTATTGATTCCTTTGATCATTTTTGTCTGGAAAAAATGGAGAATCAGAAGAAGAAAAAAATAA
- a CDS encoding SAM-dependent methyltransferase: protein MLFLLPAYLSENTSITHFSPVIKEYIMQTDYFFVENEKTARKVVKFFAPEKKQSDLKLFLLDKYTENADIKEAQDRMLNGQDFGLLSEAGLPCIADPGNLIVKWCHEKNIRVIPISGPSSIILALISSGFNGQEFTFNGYLPIEKGEKKKQILHLENMVQKTGYSQIFMETPYRNNPLFEDLCKFLPPNTKLCIAANINDPEHEFIKTKTIKEWQKQKPELHKIPAVFVLGK, encoded by the coding sequence ATGCTTTTTTTACTTCCAGCTTATCTATCTGAAAATACTTCTATCACGCATTTTTCGCCTGTTATCAAAGAATACATCATGCAAACTGATTACTTTTTTGTAGAAAACGAAAAAACTGCAAGAAAGGTGGTTAAATTTTTCGCTCCTGAGAAGAAACAGTCAGATTTAAAACTTTTTCTGTTAGATAAATACACGGAAAATGCAGATATAAAAGAAGCTCAGGACAGAATGCTAAATGGACAAGATTTCGGATTGTTATCAGAAGCCGGACTTCCATGTATCGCCGATCCCGGAAACCTGATTGTAAAATGGTGTCATGAAAAAAATATTAGGGTTATCCCTATTTCAGGACCTTCCTCAATTATTTTAGCTTTGATTTCAAGTGGTTTCAACGGCCAGGAATTTACTTTCAATGGCTATCTCCCGATTGAAAAAGGGGAAAAGAAAAAGCAGATTCTGCATCTAGAAAATATGGTTCAGAAAACAGGATATTCTCAGATTTTCATGGAAACGCCTTACAGAAACAATCCGCTTTTTGAAGATTTATGTAAATTTTTACCTCCGAACACTAAACTTTGCATCGCAGCAAATATCAACGATCCTGAACACGAATTTATCAAAACAAAAACCATCAAAGAATGGCAAAAACAAAAGCCGGAACTGCATAAAATTCCGGCTGTATTTGTTTTGGGTAAATAA
- a CDS encoding low molecular weight protein-tyrosine-phosphatase, translating into MKILMVCLGNICRSPLAEGIMKTKVPENFFVDSAGTISMHEGKHPDKRAIKTAENHNIDISKQRSRPITNADFKNFDKIYCMDIDVFEDVISKTENEQQRQKVSLFMEVLGDHENAEVPDPYWGGMDDFENVFQLLEKGCNKIAEQVLQ; encoded by the coding sequence ATGAAAATATTGATGGTTTGTCTGGGAAATATTTGTAGAAGTCCTTTGGCAGAAGGAATTATGAAAACGAAAGTTCCTGAAAACTTTTTTGTTGATTCAGCAGGAACAATTTCCATGCACGAAGGAAAACATCCGGACAAAAGAGCAATAAAAACAGCGGAAAATCATAATATTGATATTTCAAAACAAAGATCAAGACCCATTACAAATGCAGATTTTAAAAATTTTGATAAAATTTACTGTATGGATATTGATGTTTTTGAAGATGTCATTTCTAAAACAGAAAATGAACAGCAAAGGCAAAAAGTGTCTTTATTCATGGAGGTTTTAGGCGATCATGAAAATGCGGAAGTTCCTGATCCGTATTGGGGCGGAATGGACGATTTTGAAAACGTTTTTCAGTTGTTAGAAAAAGGCTGTAACAAAATCGCTGAACAGGTCTTACAATAA